From a single Stackebrandtia endophytica genomic region:
- a CDS encoding carbohydrate ABC transporter permease yields MSTRRGSGVRLWDATPLTRITLVFALLLSVWPLYWMVVIASRSVSDATAMPPPLLPGGNLGDNISRALTDDSANLMTGLLNSFIVAGTVTVSVVVISTMAGFAFAKLRFRGRQVLLVSVLLTMMVPLQHVGVVPLYIMMIELNWTNTMQAVILPFLVNGFGIFLMRQYTMQAVPDELIEAARMDGAATWKIYLRVVLPAVRPGMAVLALLTFMQNWNEFLWPLMILRPDNPTVQVAIRGLSNTNYGTDYSMIFTGTLLSIVPLVIIFIAFGRQIVGGLMEGAVKS; encoded by the coding sequence ATGAGCACGAGGCGAGGTTCGGGCGTGCGGTTGTGGGACGCGACGCCGTTGACTCGGATCACTCTGGTCTTCGCGTTGTTGTTGTCGGTGTGGCCGCTGTACTGGATGGTGGTGATCGCGTCGCGGTCGGTCTCCGACGCCACGGCGATGCCGCCGCCGTTGCTGCCGGGCGGCAATCTGGGCGACAACATCTCACGGGCGTTGACGGACGACTCGGCCAACCTCATGACGGGACTGTTGAACTCGTTCATCGTCGCCGGTACCGTCACCGTGTCGGTGGTGGTCATCTCGACCATGGCGGGTTTCGCCTTCGCGAAACTGCGGTTCCGGGGCCGCCAGGTGTTGCTGGTCTCGGTGTTGTTGACGATGATGGTGCCGTTGCAGCATGTCGGCGTCGTGCCGCTGTACATCATGATGATCGAGTTGAACTGGACCAACACGATGCAGGCGGTGATCCTGCCGTTCCTGGTCAACGGATTCGGGATCTTCCTGATGCGTCAGTACACGATGCAGGCGGTTCCGGACGAGTTGATCGAAGCGGCGCGGATGGACGGCGCGGCGACCTGGAAGATCTATCTGCGGGTGGTGCTGCCGGCGGTGCGACCGGGTATGGCGGTGTTGGCGCTGTTGACGTTCATGCAGAACTGGAACGAGTTCCTGTGGCCGTTGATGATTCTGCGTCCGGACAACCCGACGGTGCAGGTGGCCATTCGCGGGTTGTCGAACACCAACTACGGTACGGACTACTCGATGATCTTCACCGGGACGCTTTTGTCCATTGTGCCCCTGGTTATAATCTTCATCGCATTCGGTCGCCAGATCGTCGGCGGCCTCATGGAAGGCGCGGTTAAATCATGA
- a CDS encoding LacI family DNA-binding transcriptional regulator: MRTPAPTLDMVAARAGVGRGTVSRVINGSDHVSDRARQAVNEAIAELGYVPNQAARTLVTRRTDTVALVISESADRLWGEPYFAGVIRGISRQLDEVGLRLLLTMASSRRDRERLEPYLLGKHVDGALLISLHGDDPMPGRLQDSGLPIVLCGAPVSDLQVPYVDSDNRGGARQAVQHLIEQGHRRIATITGPQDMAAGRDRLAGYRETLRAADIAEDPALIVEGDFSEASGLAAMRRLLSTVDDLDAVFVASDPMAFGAIRALQEAGRSVPGEVAVIGFDDSGLAAHSEPPLTTVHQPVEAMGREMVRLLVAKIRGEDPDPPTTILPTRLMVRESA; encoded by the coding sequence ATGAGGACGCCAGCTCCCACGCTGGACATGGTGGCAGCCCGCGCGGGGGTGGGCCGTGGGACCGTGTCCCGGGTGATCAACGGTTCGGATCATGTGAGTGACCGTGCCCGACAAGCGGTCAACGAGGCCATCGCCGAACTCGGTTACGTACCGAATCAGGCGGCGCGCACCCTGGTCACCAGACGCACCGACACCGTGGCGTTGGTGATCTCGGAGTCGGCCGACCGGCTGTGGGGGGAACCGTATTTCGCGGGGGTCATTCGGGGTATCTCCCGGCAGTTGGACGAGGTGGGGCTGCGCCTGCTGCTGACGATGGCCTCGTCTCGCCGGGATCGGGAGCGCCTGGAACCGTATCTGTTGGGCAAGCACGTCGACGGCGCGTTGTTGATCTCGCTGCACGGGGACGACCCGATGCCGGGGCGGTTGCAGGATTCGGGGTTGCCGATCGTGCTGTGTGGCGCACCGGTCAGCGACCTTCAAGTGCCCTATGTCGACAGTGATAACCGTGGTGGTGCGCGTCAGGCCGTGCAACATCTGATCGAGCAGGGTCACCGCCGGATCGCGACCATCACCGGGCCGCAGGACATGGCGGCCGGTCGGGACCGGTTGGCCGGCTATCGGGAGACGTTGCGGGCGGCCGACATCGCGGAAGACCCGGCACTGATCGTCGAGGGCGACTTCTCCGAGGCCAGTGGTTTGGCCGCGATGCGGCGGCTGTTGAGCACGGTCGACGATCTGGACGCGGTGTTCGTGGCGTCGGACCCGATGGCGTTCGGTGCGATCCGGGCGTTGCAGGAGGCGGGGCGCAGTGTCCCGGGCGAGGTCGCGGTGATCGGCTTCGACGACTCCGGTCTGGCCGCGCACAGCGAGCCTCCGTTGACGACGGTGCATCAGCCGGTGGAGGCGATGGGCCGGGAGATGGTGCGGCTGCTGGTCGCCAAGATCCGTGGCGAGGACCCGGATCCTCCCACCACGATCCTGCCGACTCGGCTCATGGTGCGCGAGTCGGCCTGA
- a CDS encoding GH1 family beta-glucosidase: protein MTDPDNGTHRLGAFPDDFVWGAATSAYQIEGATDTAGRGQSIWDTFTHTPGRVADGTTGDVAIDSYHRYPEDIAIMRRLGLSAYRYSISWPRIQPTGDSTINQAGIDHYARFTDALLDAGIDPWITLYHWDLPQSLEDAGGWPVRETAHRFADFAALMHDRLGDRVRNWVTVNEPWCSAFLGYASGEHAPGRREPAASIAAAHHLMLAHGLATTAMRADRSDTRIGVGLNFYPVYPASPSEADADAVRRIDGMQNRFFTDAVLRGEYPADVLVDLSSVTSLDMIEPDDMKIIGVPIDLLCVNYYSRFTVSGEKDGQASASAAPTEVGSAWPGNEHIGFVSSGLPLTGMGWEIDPGGLREMLTRLSRDYPGIPLVVTENGSAFDDTLVDGRVADVDRLAYLRDHVDAMAQALAADVPLEGYFAWSLMDNFEWAWGYDKRFGLVHVDFDTRERVIKDSGHWYADLIAGRR from the coding sequence ATGACTGACCCCGATAACGGCACCCATCGATTGGGAGCGTTCCCGGATGATTTCGTCTGGGGAGCGGCGACGTCGGCCTATCAAATCGAGGGCGCGACCGACACCGCCGGACGAGGACAGTCCATATGGGATACGTTCACGCACACGCCGGGACGCGTCGCCGACGGCACGACCGGCGACGTCGCGATCGACTCCTACCACCGCTACCCCGAGGACATCGCGATCATGCGGCGGCTCGGGCTCTCCGCCTACCGGTACTCGATCTCGTGGCCCCGGATCCAACCCACCGGTGACTCGACGATCAACCAGGCCGGCATCGACCACTACGCCCGGTTCACCGACGCGCTGTTGGACGCCGGAATCGATCCGTGGATCACCCTCTACCACTGGGACCTACCTCAGTCCCTTGAGGATGCGGGTGGGTGGCCGGTGCGAGAGACCGCCCACCGCTTCGCCGACTTTGCCGCATTGATGCACGACCGGCTCGGTGACCGGGTCCGCAACTGGGTCACCGTCAACGAGCCGTGGTGCTCGGCCTTCCTCGGATACGCCTCGGGAGAACACGCACCGGGTCGACGCGAACCGGCGGCGTCGATCGCGGCGGCCCATCACCTCATGCTCGCGCACGGTCTGGCCACCACCGCGATGCGCGCCGACCGGTCGGACACCCGCATCGGGGTGGGGCTGAACTTCTACCCCGTCTATCCGGCGTCGCCGTCGGAGGCCGACGCCGACGCGGTACGGCGGATCGACGGGATGCAGAACCGGTTCTTCACCGACGCGGTACTGCGCGGTGAATACCCAGCGGACGTGCTCGTCGATCTGTCGTCGGTGACGTCGCTCGACATGATCGAACCCGACGATATGAAGATCATCGGGGTGCCGATCGATCTGTTGTGCGTCAACTACTACAGCCGATTCACCGTCAGTGGTGAAAAGGACGGGCAGGCCTCGGCGTCGGCGGCGCCCACCGAGGTGGGTTCGGCCTGGCCGGGCAACGAGCACATCGGGTTCGTCAGCAGTGGGCTGCCGCTGACCGGGATGGGTTGGGAGATCGACCCGGGTGGGCTTCGGGAGATGTTGACCAGGCTGTCGCGCGACTACCCGGGCATCCCGCTGGTGGTCACCGAGAACGGTTCGGCTTTCGACGACACCCTGGTCGACGGCCGGGTCGCCGACGTCGATCGGCTGGCCTACCTGCGCGACCACGTCGATGCGATGGCGCAGGCCTTGGCCGCCGACGTTCCGTTGGAGGGCTATTTCGCCTGGTCGCTCATGGACAACTTCGAATGGGCCTGGGGTTACGACAAGCGGTTCGGACTGGTCCACGTCGATTTCGACACCCGGGAACGGGTGATCAAGGACAGCGGTCACTGGTACGCCGACCTCATCGCAGGGCGACGATAG
- a CDS encoding carbohydrate ABC transporter permease — MSEVAERGPGRLRRLVDRFDLRAMPYVLVSPYFLLFTVFGLFPLGFTLWVSMHKWRLAGEKEFVGLDNYGFLLTNGNFWNATYNTIGMFVMATLPQLALALLLANALNKRMRGRLLLRMGILLPMVTSVVAVAIVFSQLFSYRYGMINWGLESLGFDRIDWQADRLPSWLAISTMVDWRWTGYNAIIFLAAMQTIPRDLYEAAAIDGASPRRQFWQITIPQLRPVIIFVVFISTMGGLMLFAEPMMFGSGRYDGGAAGNFQTIGLYIVQAFRERNNYGLAAAAAWLLFMLILIIALINYLFTNRIRGNK, encoded by the coding sequence ATGTCTGAGGTAGCCGAGCGTGGGCCCGGGAGGCTCCGCCGTCTGGTGGACCGGTTCGACCTGCGCGCGATGCCCTACGTGCTGGTCTCGCCGTACTTCCTGTTGTTCACGGTGTTCGGGCTGTTCCCACTGGGTTTCACGCTGTGGGTTTCGATGCACAAGTGGCGGTTGGCCGGGGAGAAGGAGTTCGTCGGTCTCGACAACTACGGCTTCCTGTTGACCAACGGGAACTTCTGGAACGCCACGTACAACACGATCGGCATGTTCGTCATGGCGACACTGCCGCAGTTGGCGCTGGCGCTGCTGTTGGCCAACGCGTTGAACAAGCGGATGCGCGGTCGGCTGTTGCTGCGCATGGGCATTCTGCTGCCAATGGTGACCTCGGTGGTCGCGGTGGCGATCGTGTTCAGTCAGCTGTTCAGCTATCGGTACGGGATGATCAACTGGGGCCTGGAGTCCCTGGGGTTCGACCGGATCGATTGGCAGGCCGACCGGTTGCCGTCGTGGTTGGCGATCTCCACCATGGTGGATTGGCGTTGGACCGGTTACAACGCGATCATCTTCCTGGCGGCGATGCAGACGATCCCGCGGGATCTGTACGAGGCGGCCGCGATCGACGGCGCCTCACCGCGACGGCAGTTCTGGCAGATCACGATCCCGCAGTTGCGGCCGGTCATCATCTTCGTGGTCTTCATATCCACCATGGGTGGATTGATGCTGTTCGCCGAGCCGATGATGTTCGGTTCGGGTCGCTACGACGGTGGTGCGGCCGGGAACTTCCAGACCATCGGGCTCTACATCGTGCAGGCGTTCCGAGAACGGAACAACTATGGCCTGGCGGCGGCGGCCGCGTGGTTGCTGTTCATGTTGATTCTGATCATCGCGTTGATCAACTATCTGTTCACCAACCGAATCCGAGGGAACAAATGA